Within the Gossypium raimondii isolate GPD5lz chromosome 12, ASM2569854v1, whole genome shotgun sequence genome, the region GGTACTAGTTTTAGCTGCTTGGTATTGTAGATAATCTACATTATTGACTTTTATTTATCAGATGTGGGTTTTCCATCTTTCCtgcttgaaacttttttttattctacttTGGAACTAAAATCCTcttctttgttcatttttaCATGCTAATGTTGGCAAATCTCTTTCTTATCTTTTTGAAATTGCCATCGTATCTTTAACGTGATTTGTTTAGTTTCAGCTTCATCATATATGGATACTGTGGCAATCTGATCTTTTTAATCATGTACAAATGCGGATTCCATAATTATTTTACGTGACTTTCTCAACTTGTATGTTGACAAGTTGAGTTAGTGGAATATGCAACACCTACTTAGGCTTGCgcaattatattaagaattatGACTGCTTAATTTCCATCTTAGGCCTAGACTCCTagcaaaacaaaacatttactTTCTGAATCCTTTAtgcttattttcatttttctccttCCATGTTAGTTTGGGATAGAGAAGTTGTACTTAGAGATGTGTTGGCCACTACATTTATTTTCGTAGACTGATCCAAATGTATAAGAAGTAAATTGCTATTGGAGAAGGATACAATGATATTTCTTCTCCTTTGATTGTCCGTAATGATTGACATTCCCAACTTTGACACAATTTGCAGACATGGCAATTGAACAGCTTCATCAACTAAATTAGAAAAGATCGCGCAAAatgcatttttgttttttttttctctgaagtaacataaatattgaaaactttTTATCACAAAGATTCGAAGAGAATGATCAAGAACCCCTGACTTTAAAATCGGATTGTGTTAGCATCATGTCTAATAGCAGTAGAATTGCTTTAAATGTTTCAAGTAATTGCTCTAATATGACTAATTCAGAAGCATTGTCCTTCTGAAAGCATTCTGCAGTAGAATAGTATGGTAAGAATAATCTTTGAATGACATTGAAACCATATGCCCCCTTTGTTTCCCTTTAGCATAGATTACAAATGATGTTAAAATCCCATAttggctttttattttttttggtaggATCTTTAGTTATGTCAAATTAATGAAATGTTCCCTTTGTTTTCTGTATTGGGAACAAAGTCCTTATGGTTAAATTCTTACGCTAGCAAGAATGATGTActagttttctttcttatttattgGATCCTCAGTTATATCTAgctaacaatttattttaaaccttaaaaGGTTCAGTATAATTTATCTTTCCAAGTTCCCTGAATTTGATTCTTTGGCTGAAATTTGAAGTTTGGGAAGCCTCCAATTTACCTTGGATACATGGATAAAAGTATGTCTCCTATTCTTTTGGGTAGATATCTAATATCTGCTATTTGTGAGAATGTGAAGTTCTTAAGAATAATTATACTATGACTTGTTGAAACTGACTAGTGTCATAAATTACATCATGCTCTCTTTACTTGAATGGCTTCTTACAATCATGAAATTACTTCAAGTGGGTGTCGATATCTCCTCCAAACATGGCTTTGTCCCCAACCTAGGGAGGTTACATTGTTGTTGCTTAGGAAGTAAACAAAAAATGATGTGACCATCTGCATCTAAGCATATTTCTATGGATTGACTCTGTTATTGGAGTACTTTTTAATGTTAATCGGGATATTTTAACCATTATGTTAAAATAGAATAGCTGGAAAATTGGAATTATGATTAGAGGTGAGCAAAACTtgattcaattcgaaaaaaaaaaaaaaattgactttcgagttaatcgaatcgagttatttgagttattcgagtcaactcaataagtaattcaagttttaagttcgagtcgagttgatttttaaaattcgaataactcgaataatttgaataatagattggtgtaaatactcttttggtctttgtcaattttgaaaatgagcaaattggtgtctctctcaacaaaaaaatacaaaataattttcaaatattcaaaataatttttaaaattcaaaatatttaaaaaaattacaaaatttatatatttaaaaaaattataaatttaaaaaaaatctaaagaacaTATAAAgatagttaaaaatttaatttttttaaaataataatttcggGATCTAAATAAGGactcgtcaactcgattaactcgaaattttttcacttaATTCGACTCGATTCGATCGAACACTCACCCCTAACTGTCACATTGGGCACTTAGTCTAAATTTCTAGCTCCCATGATAAATTTTTTggctaaaatttcaagtttgggaTGTCTCCAAAGTGATAAAGAATGTGTTCTATTATTTTGGACAGACAACTTATATCTGCTATGAGTATGTGAAGTTCTTAAGGATGGATATACTATGGAGTTTTTGAAACAAACCCTTGCCTTAGATAAGATGTTGCTCTCCTTACTTCCTAAGATCTTTTATGAAGGATAAGTATAAAAAGCTTTGTATTTGCATATTTTATGAAGGATAACTGAACTGATTACTTTTAGGAAATAACATGTACCCTTCTCCTAATTGCGTGTGTTTTTTATGACTTAATCATGTTATATTTTGGACGGTGATAATGGTGAGAGTTTACTCTGTGAGTCTGTCTCTGTCTTATGCTCAAATTTAGAAACCAACTTCTTTTTGACTATTTTATGCAGGGGTTTATTGGCATTGCTACCTATTGCTATTTTTTTACCACTTCAATAATATATGGGCTGAGGTGCACATTTCATGGGAGGTGTAGAGGATGATGAACCAGCCTCAAAACGCATGAAACTATCCTCTGAAGAATTGATACATCTTTCAAACGGTTCAACTGTTAAAGAGTCTATAGTTGGGTCTTCAAGAGACTTGATGGCTCGGCCCCTGCAGTCTGATGGGGGCGAAGAAGTTGTTGGTTCAAAAGGAGTTATAAAGAAAGTTGAATTTGTCCGAATAATGGCAAAAGCATTGTACTCGCTTGGTTATAGAAGGAGTGGTGCTCATTTAGAAGAGGAATCAGGGATAGCATTGCATTCTTCtattattaatgtatttatGCGGCAAGTTCTTGAGGGAGATTGGGATGAAAGTGTCGCCACATTGCACAATATTGGTCTAACAGATGAAATGACCATAAAATCAGCCTCTTTTCTGATATTGGAGCAGaagttttttgaatttttggatgAAGAAAAAGTCATGGATGCTCTGAAGACACTGAGAACTGAGATATCTCCTCTTTGTATCAATCATAGTAGAGTTCGTGAGCTTTCTTTGTCCATTGTGTCACCCTCTCACTGTTTTACTGTTCGGTCTCCAAAACAAGATACTTCAAGGGCAAGATCCCGGACTAAGTTATTGGAAGAATTACAGAAGCTGCTTCCTCCAACAGTTATGATTCCTGAAAGAAGGTTGGAGCATTTAGTTGAACAGGCCCTTGGCTTGCAAAGAGATGCTTGCATGTTTCACAACTCTTTGGATGAGGAAATATCACTATTTGCTGATCATCAGTGTGCGAGAGATCAAATTCCTTCTTATGCATTGCAGGTTAGATTCTATTTTGGTAATcagattttatagttttgaaatcTTTCTCTTATCTTTCATGCTTTACTTAAGATGGAAAATTTATTAGTTctacattttttattgaatcaaaattttgtgTCTTAGTATTGTCGAAATTAGAAATCTATTTTACATCGTGCTTTATAAGTATGGGTTTTGTTGCAATATAAACTCTGGTAATTTGCTTCAATAATCTTTTCTTGACTCAGGCATGATAGAAACGATATTAGGCCTTTGTTTATAAAATAGGTTTTAAATTCTAGTGTTTATACTTTCATTGgcattaatattttgaatactTCTTTTTCTATAAACAATTTCTTTATTAGCTGCAATCTTGAGCCTTTCACTACCTATATACCTATTACCCTAGCATAAAAAATGTGCTCCAGGGTTTCTAAGATCTGAAAATGGCAATGGGAAGACCAATCTTGAGTCATTGATGATGGTTTGTATTCTAGTATTCTCACCTTGAATATAGATGATGTGCTAGAAAAGTATCTAACATAGGTTAAATTGTAGAACTTGCAGACTCTAAGAAACAATATGAAGCTCTTTGATATCCCATTCATTGTTGGAAGAATATTGCATGGAATGATCCTAATCGTGGTGCTTGAGAACTCATTGTGATTTctgaaaaaaaatactaatggAAGGTCATTTTCTAAGTTGATCAATGTCCAAGTCAATATCTTCATGCTTGGTATCCAAAGCTTTGTTCCAACAAATAAATTAGGCGAGTGAAACTACTCTTGGTATGTTGTAATAGTTCGTTAAACCAAATTTCCTTGACTCCTTTGTTACATAGAATcttctataattgatattgtACGTGTATCCAACACTTCATCACTtggataaaacacaaaatatctATTCCTGATTCTTCCCACTGTTGAATTTGTTGACTTTGCCCCCCTCTATCTATAGTTTGATCCATACATTAgcttttcttgaattaatactATTAATAATTTGGATGGTTTGAATTGAAGTTGGCTAAATAATTAGAGATGAAAATGGAAAGTTTATTGAGGGAGTATGCAAAGTGAGTTGAATCTTATGGTGTCCAAACTAAAGGTATCACTATTAAGGAGGAagttataacataaaaaaaaggatcattgtttgaaatttgaataCAATGATATAAATGCCATtctaaatgaattaattaaatcaaataaataatttatatataattaaatgaataaatgtaGAGTTAAAACTCATACCATTGATTTATAAATGATTGCATTATTTgcattcatattatttatttaaggcATTGTTATAATCTGCATATCCTATCTAATTATTGGATcctttttggtttattttgtgGGTTCAAGCTTTTAAACAAAAGGTAAGTCAGACACGTGGACACGTACTATTATTGGGTGTCAGTACTTGAATCCCTGTAACATAGCTTGACTCATCTTTACCTTTTCTTTGTGGTCATGCCTGGAATGCACATTTGGTGTTTGGGAGGTACTCATAAGAATGTTTAAAAGGAGACCGGAAATCGAACCGGTCAAGTCTCTAGTTTTTGGTTCAACAATAGTCCTTAACATTGTCCTCTATCAAATGTACACAGCCTGAGAAAATTATTTCCTTTGACAACTTCCCCATCTTTCTtctatttctcatttctccatcTTCCTTTCCCTTCAcatttcttatctctccttcccacctcccatctttcttctctttctaGTTTCACCATCTTCCTTTCTCTTTCCCAAGTCTCTTCTCTCCCCCTCTACCTTGTCCCAATCACTCTCTTCTCACCTTGTATTGCCAAAATACGACAAATTTTAAAAGGTCGGTCTTGTCTCTCTCCTTTTTGTCTATGCTAAACACCCacccaaaaataagaaaattgttggaagctttgaaaaagaaaaatcgagTTTAGATCTGTACTACCAGCTTTTATCTcttgcttttttctttcttcttgttgggGTGACATGATCAAGAAAAAATGCTTGGGAGTTTTTCCTGATTTCACCTTCAacaattctttattttattgtgtATTTCTGGGTTGACCGGCTGATTCCAGGTTTTGGCTGGTTCTATGCAGTTAGTCCATTTTTTGGTCATATTACTATAGTTGAATTGCTAGATGTACCAGTTTCCAGTTGAACCTGCAGGTCGGGTCCAGTTTTATTGGCTACATTGGTGATCAACAATTGGAAGTCTTCTCcaacaaaattataaatcacATGTTAAAAAGAAGATATTTATGATTCATTGagatattttaacaaaattataaatcacATTTTAAGGAATGTGATAGCATTTCCATCCGCAAAGCTATCTTCTAGGACAAATGGAAAGTGCACTTGGGATTTTAAGTTTGCTAATTACATTCTATTTTATGGTTAAAGAGTATTTTGGTAGTTTTGCATTTATGAAAAGGGTCCCATTTATATATCAAGTCccatatattattatcaatCATGTTTTGATTGATGGTTGTTGGTGCCATAAAACTTTGTTAGTGAAGATTTTGTCACTAGCTTGCAAACAAGTTCTTATAATGTGCATAAAACATGTACATTCATTATCTGACATGATTTCTCAAGGATAATGTAATTGATTGAGACAATGAGGTGTGATATGTGATAAGCTAAGGATAACCATGTGAAGTCTTCTGGTGAATGCTGAAGACAAATCTCAAGGTGTTCTAGACAATTTCAAGAATATGTTTTCCAGGCTCCTTAGTCTGTCAAGGTAATAGTACAACAGGTAAATTAGCCGACGTTGACATTGCATGATCAGTTAATCATGTCAACTTTTTACACGAATACGATGTGTGTATTACTCCGGTTACATAATGTAAAACTGGTAATACATTTAAATATGATCATCCTGTTTAAACATGACCTGATTAATGCATTTAGAcattattagtaatttaaacacaaacaataatttctgttatgtattttaaatattaataattcaataaatgaGTTAAACCTGTAGATATTTTGACTAATGTGGAACACTATTGATACAATTAATAGAACATGTATAAACGGGTCATATACAGGTTAGGCAGATCAGCTTGCATAATACGAATATTTTTGTCATAAACAGGTTGACATGGTCATGGCACTAATACAATCATATGACACCCAAATTTGTTTACCTCTGTCTTGTGTTTGTCTTTTTAGTGGACTTGTCTGGTTGATTGGATTATTTGTTTACATATACTTCCAACTGATTTGCTTTAGTGTATTCTGACTGGAATATTTTCTGATTCTTGATTGTTTCTATTTGTCTATTCCTAGTCTGAAATTTATCAACTTCTGacttgcaatttttttatttttattaaattatttttgcaagttcttttttaaaaatccttTTTCCGTCCATTTCTCGTGCAACAGATACTACAGGCGCACACTGATGAAATATGGTTTTTGCAATTTTCACATAATGGGAAATACTTAGCTTCATCGTCACATGATTGCTCAGCAATCATTTGGGAGGTATTGCTATTCCTTGGAACATGGATATAACATATAAGGTTGATTTTGCTTAGGATAAACTTTTCCTATAGCTTATGCcttgcaatttttattttttaaattcctaCTTATGGTAATAAACTGCTTTACGTTTTCGACTCTGTTTTTCGTATTCCATTATGGACATAAGGGcagtattttattatgtacTTTCAGTTAAATATTGCAACATATGATATCTTTTTTGCTTATGTCCACTTAGGGTCTGattgattgacggaattgattttccggaaaatcatttccaacttttccagcgtttgattggctgaaaacattttccatttggaaaatgaactccaaaacaagggaaaatggtttacattttagggaaaatgtcttaccctttcaatttccgtaagacattttccgtgctctcctctctatcgcctctttcattccttccttcatttccggtagaaaacTGCTtctatttatcgattttccagtaacttatttttttaattattcaatacttgtttttttaacacaattacaaataatttatttgatattagtttttttcaatttataacgattaatattgtagcttaataattgagtattattataaataaatcattgcaatatatgtaaaaataatttaaaatataaaaatttattaatatatattaatatatgtaaaaacaactttttcagaaaatattttcagggaATCTGCCAAacagcagaaaatattttacacagattcaatcaaacaccagaaaatattttccagtaaatcattttacagaaaagtagaacattttccagaaatcattttacggaaaacattttactggctatcaaacagacccttaatcTTTGGCATCTTCCTCTGATACTTTATGCTTCATTTGTTTCTTATAGCCTACCTTAGCTTGATTGttgattaaacttaattaagctTGATTGTTATTTTTACTACTTGATTTTAGCCCTCCCCCtcctcttttaaaatttacagtTCACTACAaacagtatttttttttattggacAGATTATGTCTGAATGTGGATTATTTTagccattttttaaattttaaacaaatgtgATTTTGCCTTTTCCTCATTATTGTGTCTTTTTTATCAAGTTTATGAAAGGTGAATAGAATAACAAAGAACAAATAACGAAAACTAGTAGCCAAATCGAACCTTAGCAAACAGGACCCGAGATGCTACTACGAAGGAACTCTGATAATTGAAGCTAGTATTTTCCCCTTATAGGACCTGAGTTCTGCAAGTGTTTGCATCAAATTAATATCATGAGAAATTGTGAGAAAGGGTGATGAAACAGAAGTTACAGACTGAGTGACCTATAGCTTTCTTGGCTGCTTCACGTGCATCAAACTGAATGTAACCCTTATCATATCTGACATCAAAATCAGTATACTTCAAATGTTAATTAAAAGGAACAAAGAGAAAAAGTTGTCTGGAACAAGGTCTGTTATTGAATCTTTCATTTAGTTTTAGTTATCATTTGAATAGAatgaaaaaacataaaaaattatataatcagATGATTACTAAAAGGGAGAGCTGGTCTTTTTAGAACAAGGCCTGTTATTGAACATTTTCTACTGTATGTGTCTGGTCAAAATGCTTTTCTACTCCATCTTTTTCTTGGACTTCCTGAACTTGTTTTTGTAGCAGTAGAAAGTTTAATTAGTCATTTTTTGAATCATTAAACCTACTTGAGGTTTATTTATCCAAATTTCTTCTCCTGTAGTTTTTCTGCATATTAGTTTCGTCAAAATGCTTTTCTACATTTTATTCATGGACTTTCTgagtttgattttcttttagcTGTGGAAAGCataactatttattttcttgaaatcttTAGCCTTCTTGAGGGTTTATTTTATCCTAATTTAAGCAACTTGTGGGGAACATCTCCTTCATCTAACATCAAAATCTCTGCAATGGTCACTTTTCTTTTGTCATCctttatcaatttattatttaagtccattctcttattttgttttcttgttttggCAAGTTTTTAGTACTTTCAAACACAAGAGACtccatcttttcctctttttcaaaattttctacaatCATGCAAGGGTGCTGGTGAAATTAAGAGTTTCTATTGGCTGGAATCTGTATTTTCAAGCATACAAGGATCATAATAATGTGTGAGAATGCTTAGATCACTGTGAATCAACTATGTTGTCACTTCTCAGAAGCCTAGAAGTCAGTTGATTTTCTCATTCTAATGTTTTGACTTATTGTAGGTTGATGCAAATGGAATATCTTTAAAACATAAACTCTCTGGTCACCAGAAACCCGTCTCTTCTGTTTCATGGAGTCCTGATGACCACCAGCTTCTCACATGTGGGGTAGAGGAGGTTGTAAGGCGCTGGGACGCCTCTTCTGGTGAGTGCCTGAGTGTTTATGAAAAAGCTGGTCTTGGTATGGTTTCATGTGGATGGTCTCCAGATGGCAAATGGATTTTTTCTGGTGTTAATGATAAGAGTATTAGTATGTGGGAATTGGATGGGAGAGAGCTAGAGTGCTGGAAAGGGCAACGTACCCTAAAAATTTCTGATTTGGAAATAACAAGTGATGGAAAGCAGATTATAAGTATATGTAGGGAAACAGCAATATTATTACTTGATAGGGAAGCGAAAGTTGAGAGATTTATTGAAGAGGATCAAACAATAACCTCGTTCTCATTATCAAGAGACAACAGATTCTTACTGGTAAATCTTCTAAACCAGGAAATCCATCTATGGAGCATAGAAGATGATCTGAAGCTTGTTTCTAAATATAGAGGCCACAAACGCACCCGCTTCATCATTAGGTCTTGTTTTGGTGGACTTGAGCAAGCTTTTGTAGCTAGTGGTAGTGAGGACTCACTGGTACGGACTTTAAATTTGTACTATATCAATCTGTAGCAGTAAGTTCACCAATGATCCATATGGAAAACAATAGTCTGACTGCCATGTGTTCGTATATAGAGGATCCATCTCTGCATAAATGTGTCATTTAAGTGAGATTGTACTGTAAATAAAAGACTGAAGTTTTGTGAAGGTTACTATAgataaaattttcctttatcAGTGAAAGTCGCAATGCTTTTCATGTTCGTTGGTCATTTGCAATCATATGCTTGCATGCATAGGTGATATTTCTTGTTGATTTGAGCGTctaattttcttattcatttgTTTTCACTAATTTACAAGGAGTGCTATTTATTGCTGAagtttgaatgaaatttaattttgttttactgtATGTTTAGGTCTATATTTGGCATAGGGGCACAGGAGAGCTTATAGAGGCATTACCAGGTCATTCTGGAGCTGTTAATTGTGTGAGCTGGAATCCAACAAACCCTCACATGTTGGCATCAGCCAGCGATGATCGTACGATTCGGATATGGGGCTTGAATAATCTAAGCGCTAAGCAGAAAGACACTCACGGTAATGGTTTCCATTATAGCAATGGAGGTACCTGAGATTGAATGCTAGGAATCTCCAATCTTTAATGCTTGATATGATTGGTTTCATGTAAATACTTCACCTTGTTGAATGCTGACATTCATATAAAAAGAGATAGTCAACAATGCTGCAGCTTTTTGATAATAAATTTGCTATCtctttttaacatttaactaatTTCATTACTGTTTATGGTGAAAATTTGAAGCTTGCTTGCTCATATATACCCCTGCAGCATATGTTTTCCGATGTTTACTTGCATTTTCATGGAATATTACTATTAAAGGATCTGTCTGTAGCTTTTGTTTACTGTTGTCACTCATAGGGGTGCAAAAATGAAATATACGAGTTTGGTtcaaaaagacttgaatttaattgtcaCTATTGACTCGAGcaaacttgagttataatttgaatattttgatgttCTAACTTGAGTagtttgagttgattttttttcttttaaattttatactttatttaattttaaggagAACAAAAACAATAATTGGAGGTCATAATTAATTTGGAAGTTGAGCATGCTgtgtatctacaaattaaactAGGTTAATTGAGTAAGTTTGAATAAAACTTGATTGAGCTAGAGGTGTTTTGAATTGCAAGTTCTAAATTGAGCTTCAGCTGTTTATTGTTTGGCAAAAGTATAATGGTgattattgtattaaatattagattgtattttgttctttttacttcaaaaatgggtaaattaattcTTGTAGGGTAAATTAAAgagcaaataaattttttgttaaaaattttaatcattttattgttaaaaactagttCCTATCGTCATTATAACATAAGATGGATGTTTACTTGTAATTTTTggttatttcattagttttctcaaattttgacaataaaaaaataaaattatttttaatagaaaagatcGATTTGTTCattgatttgatttaaattgattaatttacttattttttgaataaatggaGGTAAAATACAACTTAATTCTTAATATTGGAGTTTCCATGTTACTTTTACTGTTTACTGTTTCAACTTGGTTAGATTTACTTATTGTTTGAACTTGGTTGGATTGGATTATGCCCCGATCTAGTCTAAATTATGGATCCTCAGAGTTTGCTTCTTGTGTCTGAAAGAATAATgtttattaaacttttaaaattattttgacttctttttcgatttatttttttagataaaCAAGTAGAATGGCTAGAATGAGGAAACATGGAGAGAAGTTTTGATGGAAAAGATTGTTGCGCAATTTCAAGATCTGAAttccaattttgattttggaaTGACCTAAATTGGGAATCTAGATATAATGAGAATGGATGTAatccaaacaacaaaaaaggaaTTTGAGTTCATGGATAATTGGTGTATTCgggaatttgattaaaatactaataaataaaGCACATAAGACAGATTTGAAACAgctaaaatgaaagaaaaggttttgctttattagtattttaatcaaATGTTTTGCTGCTCCTTGTGATTGGATCACTTGGAAATGACAAGTTTTGATGCTTAACTTTGTCCATGGATTTTGTATCATTCCCCTTCTTAAAAAGAAATCATCCTTGAATCTACGTCAAAGTTTTGAAATAAGTCATATATCACTAACTCCATACTCACTTAGCAAATCAGTTCAATAAGCATTATCATTCATCTCCTCTAAAACTTGAGAATGATTATCTCCACTAGTGTCAAGCTttgattttctctctttctttcctcATATGCACCCAATTCAATCTCTAGGATTGAACAAAATTGGTTTGTTCTCTTTATTGACTCTTTGTGCATctactctgtttcttttcttaatttgcTTTCGAGTTTACTCATGAATTGATTTGACTAACTCAACCTTTTCCCCACCGTCAAAACTTAGGTAAAGGCAAACGAGCCAAGTCCAAAATAATTAATGGGTTAAATCCTTAAATAATCTCAAATGGTGAAAACATGCAAAAGAATTT harbors:
- the LOC105763580 gene encoding WD repeat-containing protein 26 homolog, which codes for MGGVEDDEPASKRMKLSSEELIHLSNGSTVKESIVGSSRDLMARPLQSDGGEEVVGSKGVIKKVEFVRIMAKALYSLGYRRSGAHLEEESGIALHSSIINVFMRQVLEGDWDESVATLHNIGLTDEMTIKSASFLILEQKFFEFLDEEKVMDALKTLRTEISPLCINHSRVRELSLSIVSPSHCFTVRSPKQDTSRARSRTKLLEELQKLLPPTVMIPERRLEHLVEQALGLQRDACMFHNSLDEEISLFADHQCARDQIPSYALQILQAHTDEIWFLQFSHNGKYLASSSHDCSAIIWEVDANGISLKHKLSGHQKPVSSVSWSPDDHQLLTCGVEEVVRRWDASSGECLSVYEKAGLGMVSCGWSPDGKWIFSGVNDKSISMWELDGRELECWKGQRTLKISDLEITSDGKQIISICRETAILLLDREAKVERFIEEDQTITSFSLSRDNRFLLVNLLNQEIHLWSIEDDLKLVSKYRGHKRTRFIIRSCFGGLEQAFVASGSEDSLVYIWHRGTGELIEALPGHSGAVNCVSWNPTNPHMLASASDDRTIRIWGLNNLSAKQKDTHGNGFHYSNGGT